In Streptomyces sp. 71268, the DNA window GGTCGGCGCGCGGCGGCCACACGCTGGTGGCCCCCGAACCGGAGTTGGCCACCACGATCAGGCCCCGGCCGCCCGGCAGCGCCGGGGCGTCCGTGCGGGGGCGCGCGGCGGGCGGCAACTGCGACCGGGTGGGCACCAGGCCGCGCACGGCGAGCGCCGCGCCGGCGCCGAGGGCCGAGCCCACCAGGACGTCGCTGGGGTAGTGCGCGCCGGTGTAGACGCGCGAGAAGGCCACCGACGCGGCGATCGGCGCCACCACGGCGCCCCAGCGCGGCGACTCAAGGGCCACCCCCACCGCGAAGGCGGCGGCCGACGCGGAGTGCCCGGAGGGGAAGGAGGTGGTGATGGGCTGCCGGCGCAGCCGGCGGACCATCGGGACGACGTGCACCAGCGGCCTGGTCCGCCGCACCGAACGCTTGGCCACCGTGTTGACCGTCAGCGACGCCAGGGCGAGCGAGGCCACGCCACGCACCGCGGCCCGGCGCGTGGGGCGGTGCCCGGTGGCCGCCATGCCCGCCGCCAGGGCCAGCCACAGCCGACCGTGGTTGGCGCTGTGACTCAGCCGGGGCAGCACGCGCTCGGCGCCCGGCCAGTGCCGGGACGCCACCGTCTGGAAGAGCTTCTTGTCGAGCCCGACCAGCCAGTGGTCAGAGACGCCGGGGTGGCCCGGCGCGGGGGTGAGGTTCGCCGCCGCGGCGGCCCGGGCGACCGGCGTCGCGCGGGCGCGCCGCCACGGGGCGCGGCGCGCACCGCGCCACCCCTCGGCCGCGGCGGCGACGCGCGACAGCGGGCCGTCGGGCGCGCCGACCACGGCCGCCAGGGCGAGTGGCCCCGCCGGTCGCGGGCGGGCCAGCCACGAGGGCCGGCCACCCGCGCGCCCGGGCAACGCCCACGCCGCCGGGCCCGACGCCCGGTCGCTCCCGCGCGACCGGCGCGCCGCGCCCCATCTCCCGCCCTGACCTGCCATCCGTGACTCCTTCGTCGAACCTGCGCGTGGCCGCGCCACGGCTGCCCCGCCTACCCAGCGCCGGCCAGCGTAGGCCGGACCGGTGTGTCGGCGCTGGTCAGGGCGGGCCCGGCTGAGCGGGGAGAGAATCGCCGCCGGGCCGATGGCGCGCGGTGGGCGGGCGTCAGCCGACACCGGACCCATCCGTTGGGCCGCCACCGAACCCGTCCGTTCGATGGTGGCCGGTGTGCCCGTCCGCGGGCCCGCCGGGGCCGCCGGGGTGGGCGTCGGTGGGCGCGGCGCGGCTGACGTCCGCGAGCGCCGAACCCGGGTCGTGCTGCTCGGCGATGTCCCCCAGGCTCACCATGCCGAGCGGCTGACCGTTCTCCACCACGGGGAGGCGGCGGACGGCGTGCCGGCGCATGAGGTGTACCGCCTCGGACACCGGCGTGTCGGGGGTCACCGTGACCGGCTCGGGCGTACAGATCGCGCGGCAGCTCACGGTGAGGGGGTCGGCTCCGTCGGCGACCGCGCGCACGGTGATGTCGCGGTCCGTCAACACGCCGAGCACCCGTCCGTGCTCGGCGACGAGGACGTCTCCGATGTCCCTGGCACGCATGAGTTGGGCGGCCTCCACCAGTGAGGCGTCCGGCGAAACCGTCGTCACCCGTGGGGTCATCACCTGCCGTACGTTCTGTGCCATCTCGCTCCGCCTTGTCTGTGGCCGTGGGGCGTGGGTCCGCGCGCCCCGCTGCTCGGGGCTACCGCCCCGGACCTGGCCCGTCCAGGCCCACCGCCGGGCGCGAGTACCCGGGGGCCGCCCGATCACACGGGAGGCCGATATCAGCGCGATGTCGCCACGCCAGGGCTCGCGCGCCGGCGACCCCAGGCACGGGTTCGTGGCTGCGGGACACGCGCGTGCGTGGTGCGCGGGTGCCGTACGCGGCGGGTGTGCGGGGCGCGTGGGTGGCGTGTGGGTGCGGGGTGGGCGGGCGACTCGTACGCGGTACGTGGGTTTGAACGCGCTGGGAGGAGGGGACCCGGGCGCTGGCTGAGGGGCCGTCGCCGGCGCGGTGTGCGCCGGCGGGCGCCGGGCGCGGGTGTCAGGGCCCGCGCCCGGCGCTTTGCCAGGCCGTCAGGCCGTCAGATACCGGGCCATCATGTGCCGAGCCACGGTGTGCCGGACCGCCACGTGCCGAGCCGCCACGCGCCCGGCCGCCGACGCCGCGTACGCCTGAACCACGCGTACGCCTTACCGGGGGTACGAGCGGTGGCGGCGCGCACCGGCAGCGCGGGCGGGTGGGGAGATGTGTGGGGACAATGGGGCGCATGGCTGAGACGAGGGACGAACACCGGGTGGCGCAGCGACACCGCGAGGCCATCGAACTCTTCACCGAGCGCGTGCACGCCGTCGGCGACGGGCAGTGGACCGCCCCGACACCCTGCACCGACTGGTCCGTGCGGGACCTGGTGAACCACCTGACGGTCGAACAACTGTGGGTGCCGGCCCTGGTCCGCGACGGCTCCACCATCGAGGAGCAGGGCGACCGCTTCGACGGCGACCAGTTGGGTGACGACCCGGTGGCGACCTGGGACCGCGCGGCCGAGAGCGCGCTCGCCGCGTTCGCCGAGCCGGGCGCCCTTGAGCGGACCGTGCACCTCTCCTCGGGCACGGACAGCGCGCTGGCCTACTGCTCCCAGATGACGATGGACGCCGTCGTGCACGCGTGGGACCTGTCCCGGGCGATCGGCGCGGACGAGCAACTGCCACGGGGGCTGGTGGACTTCGCCGTACGCGAGGTCTCGCCGTACGCCGCGGACCTGGCGCGCACCGGCCTGTTCGCCCCGGCTGTCACCCCGCCGCCGGGCGCCGACGTGCAGACCAAGCTGCTGTCCCTGCTGGGGCGCCGCCCCTGAGCGGGCCCACGCCGCCGGGCAGCGCGCGCCCAGCGGTCCGGCGCGGACCGGCGCGTTCCCGCGCGGTCCGGCGCCGCGCTCAGGCCCGGCCCGGGCGCCGGGGCGCGCGGCGCGGCCATCGCCGCGCCGGTCGCGCCCCGGTCGGCGCGGGAGCGGCCGCTACCGGCCCCCCGACACCCGGCTGAACTCCGCCAGGAACGCCTCGTTGAACGCGGGCAGGTCGTCCGGCTTGCGGCTGGTGATCAGCACGTTCGGGCCGCCCGAGCAGACCTTGACCTGCTCGTCCACCCACTCGCCACCGGCGTTGCGGATGTCGGTACGCAGGCTGGGATACGAGGTGAGGGTGCGGCCCCGCACGACGTCGGCCTCGACCAGCGTCCACGGCGCGTGGCAGATCGCGGCGACCGGCTTGCCCGCCGCGAAGAAGTCCCGGACGAACGCCACCGCCTTCTCGTCCTGCCGTAGCGCGTCGGGGTTGGCCACGCCGCCGGGCAGTACCAGGCCGTCGAAGGTCTCGATGTCGGCCTCGCCGACGAGTTCGTCCACCGGGAAGGTGTCGGCCTTGTCGAGGTGGTGGAACGCCTGGACCTTGCCGGAGGCGGTGGACAGCAGGGCCGGGGTGCCCCCCGCGGCCCGTACGGCCTCCCAGGGGTCGGTCAGTTCGACCTGCTCGACGCCCTCGGGGGCGGTGAGAAACGCGACTCGCATGTGGAAGTACCTCTCTGATCTGGTGCTGGCTCTGCTCTGTTGCTGGGTTGGTCTGCTGTGTTGCTCTGCTGCTCTGGGTTGCTGGGTTGCTCTGGTGTCCTGGCGGTCTGTCGCCCGGTCGCTGGTGCCGTTGCCTGTGTTCCGGGAGCGGCTCCATGCGGCCGGACAGGTCATGTGTGCCCCCGCTCCCTCGATAGTTGCTCGACGCCGTGTACGCCAATCGAGGGGCTTCGTACGACGAGGCGTCCGCCCGCCCGGGTACCCGCTCTACCGACTTCCCAGGGAACCAGGGTTTGCCCGCGCGGACCCTCGGGCACCCGAAGGACGTGCTTCGGACCGGAGGCACGACCCGCGGGAGGCTCTGGCCACCTGCGCGGGCCCCGTCCGGTCCGCGTGCGCCGCTCCCGCGATGACATCCCGCTCGCCGTCCCCCACGGCGACGCACCGATGCACCGAAATCAGGGAGAGCGGAACATGACGTCCGTACGTGCACGTAAGCGGCACCCGCATGACGACGCCCCGGACACCTCAGCGGAGTTCCGACGCATCGACGAACTCCCCGACGGCCCGGAGAAGGACGCGCTGCGCCAGCGCGTCATCTGCGCCTGGATGCCGATGGCCGAGCGCATCGCCGCCACCTACCGCAACCGCGGCGAGAGCGGCGAGGACCTGAAGCAGGTCGCCATGCTCGGCCTGGTCAAGGCCGTCAACCGCTACGAGTCGGGCCGTGGCACGGCCTTCGAGAGCTACGCCGTGCCGACCATCGTCGGCGAGGTCAAGCGGCACTTCCGAGACCACCTGTGGAGCCTGCACGTACCGCGCCGGGTACAGGAGCTGCGGCAGAAGGTGCGGGCCGCCATCCAGGAACTGACCCGCACCCCCGACGGCCGGCGGCCCTCGGTCGAGGACGTGGCACGCCACACCGGGCTGTCCGAGGCCGACGTGCGCACCGGCATGGGCGCGCTGGACAGCTTCGCCGCCCTCTCGCTCGACGCGGAGCTGACCGGCGCCGCCGACGGCTACTCACTGGTGGACACGCTCGGCGCCCCCGAGCCCGACTACGACCGCATCGTGGACCGCGAGGCCGTCAAGCCCAAGCTGAACGCCCTGCCCGAGCGCGAGCGGCGCATCCTCTACCTGCGCTTCTTCTGCGACATGACGCAGTCCCGGATAGCCGACCAGCTCGGCATGTCCCAGATGCACGTCTCCCGGCTCATCAACCGCACCTGCGCCCGGATCGGCGAACGGGTGATGGCGGACGCCGCGTGAGAGAGGTCACGGCGCGCGGCGCGGACCGCGCCGCGCGCCGTGACCCCCGGCCGGGCCGCCCACCACGGGGCGGCCGGCGCCTCAGAGCCCCGGTGGGCGGGGCGGGTCCGACGAGTGGCGCGGCTCCGGAG includes these proteins:
- a CDS encoding bifunctional phosphatase PAP2/diacylglycerol kinase family protein, producing the protein MAGQGGRWGAARRSRGSDRASGPAAWALPGRAGGRPSWLARPRPAGPLALAAVVGAPDGPLSRVAAAAEGWRGARRAPWRRARATPVARAAAAANLTPAPGHPGVSDHWLVGLDKKLFQTVASRHWPGAERVLPRLSHSANHGRLWLALAAGMAATGHRPTRRAAVRGVASLALASLTVNTVAKRSVRRTRPLVHVVPMVRRLRRQPITTSFPSGHSASAAAFAVGVALESPRWGAVVAPIAASVAFSRVYTGAHYPSDVLVGSALGAGAALAVRGLVPTRSQLPPAARPRTDAPALPGGRGLIVVANSGSGATSVWPPRADPLDPIREALPEAEFWTFTPDPEPDLVPEGERAAADGRAGGAAGSHTAPDAEPPSLIELLEKAARRAAEVGGALGVCGGDGTVSAAATVAAREGLPLAVLPGGTLNHFAYDLGLETVDDTCRAVTSGEAVAVDLARFTADGAATATATHYVNTFSIGCYPEMVRIRERWSGRVGSWAAEVLAAAQVLRTAEPLDLVINGKRRAVWMLFVGNCSYRGVGSAPASRHDLADGLLDVRMVHGGRLPRVRLLSAALLGVLRRSPVHAEARLRHLRVDEIPEGTDLAYDGEVTRAPRGLTLDKVNEALRVYRPLDV
- a CDS encoding TIGR03086 family metal-binding protein, which produces MAETRDEHRVAQRHREAIELFTERVHAVGDGQWTAPTPCTDWSVRDLVNHLTVEQLWVPALVRDGSTIEEQGDRFDGDQLGDDPVATWDRAAESALAAFAEPGALERTVHLSSGTDSALAYCSQMTMDAVVHAWDLSRAIGADEQLPRGLVDFAVREVSPYAADLARTGLFAPAVTPPPGADVQTKLLSLLGRRP
- a CDS encoding type 1 glutamine amidotransferase domain-containing protein, whose protein sequence is MRVAFLTAPEGVEQVELTDPWEAVRAAGGTPALLSTASGKVQAFHHLDKADTFPVDELVGEADIETFDGLVLPGGVANPDALRQDEKAVAFVRDFFAAGKPVAAICHAPWTLVEADVVRGRTLTSYPSLRTDIRNAGGEWVDEQVKVCSGGPNVLITSRKPDDLPAFNEAFLAEFSRVSGGR
- a CDS encoding SigB/SigF/SigG family RNA polymerase sigma factor; its protein translation is MTSVRARKRHPHDDAPDTSAEFRRIDELPDGPEKDALRQRVICAWMPMAERIAATYRNRGESGEDLKQVAMLGLVKAVNRYESGRGTAFESYAVPTIVGEVKRHFRDHLWSLHVPRRVQELRQKVRAAIQELTRTPDGRRPSVEDVARHTGLSEADVRTGMGALDSFAALSLDAELTGAADGYSLVDTLGAPEPDYDRIVDREAVKPKLNALPERERRILYLRFFCDMTQSRIADQLGMSQMHVSRLINRTCARIGERVMADAA